The Synergistaceae bacterium genome includes the window AAAGTGAAATTTTCCTAGTCATAGCAATATTTCACAAAGCAAAAAATTTTTGTTGTAATGCAATTTTCACGCGCAAATTTTTGACCCACTCATGCGCTCATAAACTTAAATTCTTTACCTAATCACACGCGAAAAAATTTTTATTATTTTGTGCTATCATAACTATTTATTAATCTTGACGCTGCAAAATCTACGTCTTAAAGTGAGGAATAATTTTTGATGAAACAATATATAGTTGACGCATTCACCGATAAAATTTTTTCAGGAAATCAAGCAGCAGTTTGTGTAATGGACTCATGGCTGAATGATAAATTAATGATAAATATAGCTCGTGAGAATAATTTTTCAGAGACGGCTTTTATCGTGAAGGACTCAATGCATTACAAATTACGCTGGTTTACTCCAAATAGTGAAGTCGATTTATGCGGACATGCAACACTTGCGAGCGCGTTTATATTAATGAATTTCTACGATGACTCTAACACAGTAATATTTGACACAATAAGCGGCCCCCTTGCTGTAAAACGAGAAAAAGATTTATACGCTATGAACTTCCCGTCATATAAATTAAATCCTGTTCCTGTTACGAGCGAAATAATTTCGGCACTGGGCGGAGTTACTCCTGAATGTGCATTTATGGGACGTGATTTATTATGCGTGCTGAAAGATTCAGAAAGCGTGATAAATTGCAACCCCGATCTTGAGAAAATAAAATCTCTTGACGGCCTATTAGTTCACGTAACAGCGCAGGGCAGTAATAACATTGATTGTATATCGCGTTCATTCGGGCCGAAACTTGCAATAAATGAAGATCCCGTCTGCGGTTCAGGACATTGCCATATAGCTCCGTATTGGATAAAT containing:
- a CDS encoding PhzF family phenazine biosynthesis protein → MKQYIVDAFTDKIFSGNQAAVCVMDSWLNDKLMINIARENNFSETAFIVKDSMHYKLRWFTPNSEVDLCGHATLASAFILMNFYDDSNTVIFDTISGPLAVKREKDLYAMNFPSYKLNPVPVTSEIISALGGVTPECAFMGRDLLCVLKDSESVINCNPDLEKIKSLDGLLVHVTAQGSNNIDCISRSFGPKLAINEDPVCGSGHCHIAPYWINKLNKKQITAYQASERGGYLYCELEKDRVIISGQAVLFSEGEIFYDNIINLTNKA